The Luteibacter flocculans genomic interval GCTGATCAAGGACAAGCTCTTCATGTTCGCGTCGGTCGAAGCCGACAGGACCCAGGACAAGTACACCGGCCTCAATTCCAGCGCCGCACAGCAGACCAAGCGGACCTACAAGGATCCGAAGTGGTACGCCAAACTCGACTGGAACATCACGGACAACCACATCCTCGAGCTTACCGCTGCCTCGACCAAGCACGAGTACAACGGCTCGAACTACGAATACAACTACGACGACTTCACTCGCGGCGATTATCTCGGTCAGGACGTTCCGACCAAGACTTCGGCCAAGATGTGGATCGCGAAGTACACCGGCTACATCACCGACGACTTCACCGTGTCGGCGCAGTTCGGTAAGCAGATCACGAATATCTATCAGGAGAACGTGAACAACTTCCCTGATCTGATCCCGATCCTCGGTTCGACCAACCAGAACCCGGCCTACACCGGCGGTGCGCCGATCACCAACGCGAACAAGGTCATTCAGTACACCGATCCGTCCCATCAGACGCGTGGTGCCAACTACCGCATCGATCTGACCTACAAGCTCGGTGATCACACGATCACGGCGGGTATCGATAATCAGCGTACGCAGGATCTGAACGACAGCACGCTGATGGCGCCCAACGCCGGCTACGCCTGGCAGTATGGTCGCCAGAACAACCCGGCCAGCGAGATCGCCGACGGTGAAGTGGATGCGCCCATCAATTATCCGGGCGGCCAGAACGGTTACTTTGTCGACAAGTACGTTCAGTACACCAGCGCTTCGACCCGCGTCGAGCAGCGTGCCCAGTACATCGAAGATTCCTGGCAGGTTTCCGACCGCTGGCTGGTGAAGATCGGTCTGCGCAACGACCAGTTCACCAACTACAACCCGGATGGTGATGCGTACATCACGCAGACGCGTCCGCAGTGGGCGCCGCGCCTCGGCTTCAGCTGGGACGTCTTCGGCGATTCCAGCTTCAAGGTCTACGGTAATGCCGGTCGTTACTACCTCGCGCTGCCGACCAGCGTTGCGCTCCGTGGTGCTTCGGGCTCCTACTACACCAAGGAGTACTACACCTACACGGGCATCGATGCGAATGGTTACCCGACCGGTCTGACGCCGATCAACACCTATCAGGGTGCGGGCGTGCCTTACTCGGCTAACCGTGAATACGGTCAGCAGCCGGATCCGAAGACGGTGACGGCCAAGAACCTGAAAGCGCAGAACCAGGACGAGTACATCCTCGGCTTCGACAAGGTCCTCAACGACCAGTTGAACTGGGGTATGAAGGCGACGTATCGCAAGCTCAATCGCATCATCGACGATGTCTGCGATACCGACGTGCTCGAGGGCCAGGCTATTGCCCAGGGCGCCGACGTTTCCGGCCTTCGCGGCTGCTACTTCTTCAACCCGGGTAACGCGGCGACGTTCCAGCTTCCGAACGGCACGGGCGGCTACCAGCAGGTGCACATCACGAACGCCGATTTCGGCTTCCCGCAGCCGAAGCGTAAGTACTACGCCCTGGACACGTACCTCGAGCATCCGTTCGACGGCAAGCTGTGGGGCCGTATCACCTACACCTTCTCGAAGAGCTACGGCAATTCGGAAGGCCAGGTGAAGTCCGACATCGGTCAGCAGGACATCGCGGCGACGCAGGACTGGGACTACCCGTCGATCATGGAATACGGCTCTGGCCGACTCCCGAACGACCATCGCCATCAGATCAAGGCCTACGGAAGCTGGCAGATCACTCCGGAGTGGAACGTGGGTGGCATTCTGCAGATGGCCTCCGGCTCGCCGAACTCGTGCGAAGGTCTGTACGGTCCCAACCAGACCGTTCCGGCGTACAACGGCAACTACTACCACTGGTGCGGTGGTGTACCGTCGCCGTACGGCTCAAAGGGAACGACTGACTGGACCCACATCCTGTCGCTCAATGCCGAGTACCGCCCGTCGTTCGCGGACCACAAGCTCGCGTTCAATGTGAACGTGTACAACGTCCTCAACGAGCAGAAGGCCACCCGACTGAATCCGGATTACTCGGACGGCAACTATAAGACGCCGCTGTCGTGGGAAACCCCGCGCTACGTTCGCTTCGGCATTACCTACGACTTCTGATCCATCGATGTCGCAGGCCAGCGCCACGCCCCTCGGGGCGTGGTCGCCGGAAAACGAAAAACGCCACCTTCGGGTGGCGTTTTTCGTAGGCGGAGGAAAAACATCTCGCAAGATCAAGCAATTGCGCCTTTCCGGCAAATCTGACTGTCAGCTTGCCGACCGCATCGCGAAACCCGATTCCTGTCAGATTCGTCACTTGACTTTTCCAGAGGCGCATTTGCCGGTATGCTCCGACGTTCCCCCCGGAAGCCTTGTGCGCCATGCGCGCGCGTATCTTCCGTGACCCACCAACATTCCGTTCTGTAACGAGGTTCGACCATGCGCAGGATTTTCTTGTCGCTCGCATCCGTGGCCGCATTGGCCCTCGCCGGTTGCAGCGGCGGCTCCGACAACAACGCTCAGCCCGCCGCCGCAGGCAGCAGCCCGGGTAGCAGCGACAACGCGGCACCGGCCAATGCCGTCACCGGCACGGTCACTCTCCGCGACGCCGGAGCGCAGCTCAGCCCGGATGCCAAGCTCGACCTGAAGCTGGTGGATGTCTCGGCCGAGGGTTCGCAACCGCTGGCCAGCAAGACCATTGCGCCGGTCACCATGCCGCAGTCGTTCCAGCTCGACTTCAATGCGTCGGACGTCAATCCGAACGACATGTACATCATCGAGGTGTCGCTGCAGGACGGCGAGCGCCACTACTCGTCGCCGCTCAAGACCCCTGTACTGACCAAGGGCGCCAAGAACGTCGCCAACATCCAGCTCGTCGGTGAAGCCACCCCGGGTGAGAAGGAACTGGCCGGCTACAACAGCGTCAAGAAGAACATCGGCGGCATGAAGGTCACCCAGGGCACCGCGCTGAAGGAAGGCGAGTCGCGCGGCTGGCAGATCTTCAAGAAGGGCAACGACGTCCAGTTCGTCATCGAACTGGTCGACTACGGCGACAAGGGTTTCACCTCGACCAACTACGCGTACCGCGACGGCAAGCCGTGGGTGATCGTGCAGGAGAAGAAGGCCAGCAAGGACGCCAAGCCGACCTCCATCGAGCGCGCGGGCTGGAACGATGCCGGCGAACTCGTGCTGAAGCAGAACGAAGCCGGCGGCAAGGTCGATACGCTTTCCGACGAGGACGCGAACAACCTGAAGAAGCAGGCCGAAGCGATGTACGTGAAGGCTGGCGGGAAGAAGTAAGCTCGCCTGTTCGCAGAAAAAGAACGCCGGCCTTGTGCCGGCGTTTTTTTTAACAGGTCTATACGGGGACCTAGTTCCATCCCGGAAGATAGCTACTTCCCCATGATGGAATTTCTGACGGGGCTGGAAGACTGCAATCTGGCCTGCGGGCGAACGGCCCACCGATATATGTCGCATCGAGACAGTAGTTGTTGACCGTCCTACCGGTGGCGCTATGGAAGTAAACGATGCTGGTATAGACGTTGTGTCCGACGGTGTTACAGAGGCCCGTGTCGGTGCACGAGACGATGGGATCGCCGCATCCAAACTCGAACTCTATGCGGTTCACGTTTGCCGGGTCGATGTTTCCGATGTGCTCTCGCACGTTATTGCAGTACAGATTCTGATTTCCGATGATGTTGTCGTTTGCATCGAAATAAATGATGGCGCGCGCGACTTCGGGCAGCGCGAAAGACACTCCGGGTATGGCTACGCAACAAACGAACAACGCTGCGGCGATCAGGTAGCGGATCCGATTCATACGCATATCCTCTTGGGCCTCAAATGAGGCCATGGAAGAATACAAGTCGCTCGGTCTGACGCCCGCTGCTCACGCAACGTCTTGCGATCGCCTACGCAGATTTCAGATTTTCCCTACACGTTTTCGGAAAAAAAGACGCCGGCGTGAACTGACCCCCGGAAATTGGACACCGTCCAAATCCCGGGGGTTTTTCATTGGCGAAGTACGACAAGAAATTCAAGCAGGCGGTGGTGAAGCGGATCCTGGAAGAGGGCATGGGAGCAAAGCGGCTCGCTGCCGAGTGCGGGCTTCACCACGCGATGATCGACCGATGGGTGGCCAGTTACCGCATTCACGGCGAGGCCGGCCTGGCGCCCAAGTACGGTGTCTACGATGCCGCTTTCCGTCTAAAGGTGCTGCGCCGCAAGTGGCGCGAGGACCTTTCCTGCATTCAGGCGGCGGCGATCTTCAACATTCGCAGTCCGGCCAGCATCGGCAATTGGTAGCGCCAGTATCATGCGGGTGGCGTGGGTGCGTTGGCGCCCCGAGCCCGAGGACGTCCCAAGGCCATGGCCAAACCTACCCCGCCCCCCCTCCAAGCCGGCCGAGGCAGCCGTGCCCGATGAGGCGCGATCGCCCAAGGATCTGCTCCGTGAACTGGAATACCTGCGTGCGGAGAACGCTTATTAAAAAAAACTCGATGCCTTGATC includes:
- a CDS encoding TonB-dependent receptor, whose translation is MSSRSIRQASVLRRSSLALALAIGLGGSGLAVAQSTVGAIFGSATPGQTVTATSASGVTRTVTVDQSGRYTISSLPVGNYTVSLSSGGSTVSTRDNVGIRVGSGTEVSFNNPTNAGAAQDLSGVTVSANTLPSIDVTGVDSRTVITAQQLQKLPLARSADAIAQLAPGVVAGSSDFTSQATGRPLSSFGGAGVSENAYYINGMNVTDPLNGLGGIELPYGSIEQQEVLTGGYGAAYGRSDGGVINQIGKRGTNEWHFGAQILYTPEWARGTPRSTYYGDGYPGGELNGTLYQRRHDDKGWEAVESAYVGGPLIKDKLFMFASVEADRTQDKYTGLNSSAAQQTKRTYKDPKWYAKLDWNITDNHILELTAASTKHEYNGSNYEYNYDDFTRGDYLGQDVPTKTSAKMWIAKYTGYITDDFTVSAQFGKQITNIYQENVNNFPDLIPILGSTNQNPAYTGGAPITNANKVIQYTDPSHQTRGANYRIDLTYKLGDHTITAGIDNQRTQDLNDSTLMAPNAGYAWQYGRQNNPASEIADGEVDAPINYPGGQNGYFVDKYVQYTSASTRVEQRAQYIEDSWQVSDRWLVKIGLRNDQFTNYNPDGDAYITQTRPQWAPRLGFSWDVFGDSSFKVYGNAGRYYLALPTSVALRGASGSYYTKEYYTYTGIDANGYPTGLTPINTYQGAGVPYSANREYGQQPDPKTVTAKNLKAQNQDEYILGFDKVLNDQLNWGMKATYRKLNRIIDDVCDTDVLEGQAIAQGADVSGLRGCYFFNPGNAATFQLPNGTGGYQQVHITNADFGFPQPKRKYYALDTYLEHPFDGKLWGRITYTFSKSYGNSEGQVKSDIGQQDIAATQDWDYPSIMEYGSGRLPNDHRHQIKAYGSWQITPEWNVGGILQMASGSPNSCEGLYGPNQTVPAYNGNYYHWCGGVPSPYGSKGTTDWTHILSLNAEYRPSFADHKLAFNVNVYNVLNEQKATRLNPDYSDGNYKTPLSWETPRYVRFGITYDF
- a CDS encoding DUF1481 domain-containing protein; translation: MRRIFLSLASVAALALAGCSGGSDNNAQPAAAGSSPGSSDNAAPANAVTGTVTLRDAGAQLSPDAKLDLKLVDVSAEGSQPLASKTIAPVTMPQSFQLDFNASDVNPNDMYIIEVSLQDGERHYSSPLKTPVLTKGAKNVANIQLVGEATPGEKELAGYNSVKKNIGGMKVTQGTALKEGESRGWQIFKKGNDVQFVIELVDYGDKGFTSTNYAYRDGKPWVIVQEKKASKDAKPTSIERAGWNDAGELVLKQNEAGGKVDTLSDEDANNLKKQAEAMYVKAGGKK